A single genomic interval of Natronincola ferrireducens harbors:
- a CDS encoding ABC transporter permease codes for MKKRYLVIALIVLSFMSLFVGVKNISFLDIIGFEDEKIQILLISRIPRLVSIIVGGVSMSIGGLIMQQLTRNKFVSPTTAATVDSARLGILVSLLLFSSSSSFTKMLISFIFALAGTFLFLKIMKGIKLKNKIFIPLVGIMLGNIIDSITTFFAYRYELVQNISSWLQGDFSMVIKGRYELLYLSIPLVVMAFIYANQFTVAGMGEDFSSNLGLNHSKVVNIGLVIVALSTSLVVITVGRIPFLGLIIPNIVTIYRGDHLKNNLVPTALLGAVFLLFCDILGRLIIYPYEISIGLTVGVIGSFLFLYLLLRGDE; via the coding sequence ATGAAGAAAAGATATTTAGTCATTGCACTTATTGTACTCTCATTTATGTCACTATTTGTAGGAGTAAAAAATATCAGTTTTTTAGACATAATAGGTTTTGAAGATGAAAAAATTCAAATTCTTTTAATAAGTAGAATACCACGCCTAGTCAGTATCATTGTTGGTGGTGTTAGCATGAGTATAGGTGGTTTAATCATGCAACAACTCACCCGAAACAAATTTGTTTCCCCAACAACTGCCGCAACTGTAGACAGCGCTAGACTTGGTATATTAGTATCCCTTTTACTATTTTCATCTTCCAGTAGCTTTACAAAGATGCTTATATCCTTTATCTTTGCCCTAGCTGGAACCTTCTTGTTTTTAAAGATAATGAAAGGGATCAAGCTCAAGAACAAAATCTTTATACCCTTAGTTGGGATTATGCTGGGAAATATAATAGACTCAATAACCACTTTTTTTGCTTACAGGTATGAACTTGTCCAAAATATATCCTCCTGGCTCCAGGGTGATTTCTCTATGGTAATAAAGGGAAGATATGAACTTTTATATTTAAGTATTCCTTTGGTGGTTATGGCATTTATCTATGCAAATCAATTTACTGTAGCAGGAATGGGGGAGGACTTCTCCTCAAATCTTGGGTTAAATCACAGTAAGGTGGTTAATATAGGACTTGTTATTGTAGCACTGTCTACATCTTTAGTTGTAATAACTGTTGGGAGAATACCTTTTTTAGGATTAATTATCCCCAACATCGTTACAATCTATCGGGGCGATCACTTAAAGAACAATCTAGTCCCTACTGCGTTACTTGGTGCAGTATTCTTACTTTTTTGTGATATTTTAGGCCGGCTTATTATTTATCCCTATGAAATCTCCATTGGATTAACTGTTGGAGTAATAGGTAGTTTTCTATTCCTATACTTGCTTCTGAGGGGGGATGAATAA
- a CDS encoding helix-turn-helix transcriptional regulator has protein sequence MENKCCSQARKHISDIMEKFHLCTHIPIKAIDMNNIIIHTEGYTYITESIFEEHKIIDKIDNELNKKDSTSCLVLSKNYIDFTVIYICPKNIDRGVYVMGPYTSSPLAKNDMLYKPCNCIPHLITLLRNIAVNTDFIRRKKELPYSLHVKKALDYIDTRFYEPLTVEWVSQKLGINKSYFCSVFKKDTDKTFTQTLNEIRIEKSKQLLRNTDQPILDISIAVGYNNQNYYNMLFKKLNNISPNQYRNEKMNRL, from the coding sequence TTGGAAAACAAATGTTGTTCCCAAGCTAGAAAGCATATAAGTGATATCATGGAAAAATTTCATTTATGTACACATATTCCTATAAAAGCCATTGATATGAACAATATAATTATCCATACTGAGGGATATACTTATATAACTGAGTCTATTTTTGAAGAACACAAAATTATTGATAAAATTGATAATGAACTCAATAAAAAAGATAGTACCTCTTGCTTAGTACTATCAAAAAATTATATTGATTTTACAGTTATTTATATCTGCCCTAAAAATATTGATCGGGGTGTTTATGTCATGGGTCCATATACCTCTAGTCCACTGGCCAAAAACGATATGTTATATAAACCTTGTAATTGTATTCCTCATCTGATTACATTACTCCGTAATATAGCTGTGAATACAGACTTTATCAGACGCAAAAAAGAATTACCCTATAGTTTGCATGTGAAAAAAGCTTTAGATTATATTGATACTAGGTTTTATGAACCTCTTACTGTAGAATGGGTTTCACAAAAACTAGGAATCAATAAATCTTATTTTTGTTCTGTCTTCAAGAAAGATACAGATAAAACATTTACCCAGACTTTAAATGAGATAAGAATCGAAAAAAGCAAGCAATTATTAAGAAATACGGATCAACCCATTTTAGATATTTCTATTGCAGTGGGTTACAACAATCAGAACTACTATAATATGTTATTTAAAAAGCTAAATAACATTTCTCCCAATCAGTATAGAAATGAAAAAATGAATAGATTATAA
- a CDS encoding siderophore ABC transporter substrate-binding protein, whose translation MFKKKGLVAVALLMFVFMMGLIGCSSIETAIEGEVENVEIISITHELGEVAVKKNPGRVIVFDYATLDSLNQMDIEIIGLPKSNIPSYLNKYNDEKYQDVGTLFEPNFEKIYELQPDLILIAGRQRELYDDLSEIAPTVFLAIDNQDYINSFTSNLTILGEIFDKADFVKDEINKIETQIKEVSTQVEETNKNALIVMANDGALSVYGNNSRFNLIHKEFGFPAADENIEVSNHGQSISFEYILEVNPDIIFVIDRAAVTGGSNVAESVLDNDIVKMTNAYKNNAINYLSAHVWYVASGGIEGTKIMIEEIAAAIQ comes from the coding sequence ATGTTTAAAAAGAAAGGTTTAGTAGCTGTAGCACTTTTAATGTTTGTTTTTATGATGGGATTAATAGGTTGTAGTTCTATAGAAACAGCAATTGAGGGAGAAGTAGAAAATGTTGAGATCATCAGCATTACCCATGAATTAGGGGAAGTAGCTGTAAAGAAAAATCCAGGGCGGGTAATTGTTTTTGATTACGCAACCCTTGATTCCTTAAACCAAATGGATATAGAGATTATTGGTTTGCCGAAATCTAATATCCCTAGTTATTTAAACAAGTACAATGATGAAAAGTACCAAGATGTAGGCACATTATTTGAACCAAACTTTGAAAAAATTTATGAGCTTCAGCCAGATTTAATTTTGATTGCAGGAAGACAAAGGGAACTGTACGATGATCTTTCAGAAATAGCCCCCACTGTATTTTTAGCAATAGATAACCAGGATTATATCAATTCTTTTACCAGTAACCTTACTATATTAGGTGAAATTTTTGATAAGGCAGATTTTGTAAAGGATGAAATCAATAAGATTGAAACACAAATTAAGGAAGTGAGTACTCAAGTGGAGGAAACCAATAAAAATGCCTTGATAGTCATGGCCAATGATGGTGCATTGAGTGTATATGGCAACAACTCTAGATTCAATTTAATTCACAAAGAATTTGGTTTTCCGGCAGCAGATGAAAACATAGAGGTTTCAAACCACGGACAAAGTATCTCCTTTGAATATATCTTAGAGGTAAATCCAGATATCATATTTGTAATTGATAGGGCAGCTGTTACAGGAGGTAGTAATGTAGCAGAAAGTGTATTAGACAATGATATAGTAAAAATGACAAATGCCTATAAAAATAATGCAATAAATTATTTGAGTGCCCACGTATGGTATGTGGCATCTGGCGGGATAGAAGGAACAAAAATAATGATAGAAGAAATAGCAGCTGCAATACAATAA
- a CDS encoding polysaccharide deacetylase family protein — translation MKHYFKKNMILLFSTIILTGLIGFELILPCQTAAVVDGTTIENELDESQLNENIPDEGLDEGGLEGEELQEEEPIVIDENMKFAYLTFDDGPSPKVTPQILDILKEYNIKATFFVIGNLAEKHPDILLRIQEEGHLIGNHTYSHNYKEIYSHPQKLMADIEKTEEVFASILGTEYRRSRFVRFPGGSFGEKLRPFRQAVEEMGYTSIDWNVVNGDAEGMHVSPKKQLIRLQETLQDKKEAIILMHDSNTKQTTVDALPDLIEYILSQGYIFNTLEESRF, via the coding sequence ATGAAGCATTACTTTAAAAAAAATATGATTTTATTATTCTCAACTATTATATTAACTGGACTTATAGGGTTTGAATTAATTCTCCCCTGCCAAACAGCTGCTGTTGTTGATGGAACTACTATTGAAAATGAATTGGATGAAAGTCAATTGAATGAAAATATACCAGATGAAGGTTTGGATGAAGGGGGTTTAGAGGGAGAGGAGCTTCAGGAAGAAGAGCCCATAGTAATAGATGAAAATATGAAATTTGCCTATCTTACCTTCGACGATGGACCTTCTCCTAAAGTAACCCCTCAAATCTTGGATATTCTTAAAGAATATAATATAAAAGCTACTTTTTTTGTCATTGGAAACTTAGCTGAAAAGCATCCTGATATATTGTTAAGGATTCAAGAGGAAGGACATTTAATAGGTAATCATACCTATAGCCATAACTATAAGGAGATATATTCCCATCCCCAGAAGCTTATGGCTGACATAGAAAAGACGGAGGAGGTATTTGCATCAATATTAGGGACTGAGTATAGGAGGTCAAGGTTTGTACGGTTTCCGGGGGGTTCTTTTGGAGAGAAATTACGACCTTTTCGTCAAGCTGTAGAGGAGATGGGTTATACCAGTATTGATTGGAATGTAGTTAATGGAGATGCTGAAGGTATGCACGTTTCACCTAAAAAACAATTGATAAGACTTCAAGAAACCCTACAAGACAAAAAAGAAGCTATCATACTGATGCATGATAGTAATACAAAACAAACTACAGTGGATGCCCTTCCTGACCTTATTGAATATATATTATCTCAGGGATACATTTTCAATACCCTTGAAGAATCAAGGTTTTAA
- a CDS encoding response regulator transcription factor: protein MMEETEKKVLVVEDEASIRKFLAINLNRSGFRVLECESGEEALDLIKKERVTIAILDVMLPGIDGFELCQEIRKALPESIIIMLTAKGQDMDKIMGLELGADDYMVKPFNPLELIARIHAHLRKIEISKRSRGKIIEFYPLKLDLERQRFYKENKEIELTPTEFAIMKILIGNPDKAFSRDEILNKVWGKTYFGDMKTVDVHIRRIREKIEDNPSAPQWIETVWGFGYRLRGVKNYEKH, encoded by the coding sequence ATGATGGAAGAAACAGAAAAAAAGGTATTGGTGGTGGAGGATGAAGCTTCGATTAGAAAATTTTTAGCCATCAACCTTAATAGAAGTGGATTTCGAGTATTAGAATGTGAAAGTGGAGAAGAAGCCTTAGATTTAATCAAAAAAGAGAGGGTTACGATAGCTATTTTGGATGTCATGCTACCAGGAATAGATGGTTTTGAATTATGTCAAGAAATAAGAAAAGCCCTACCAGAGAGTATTATCATTATGTTGACAGCTAAAGGTCAGGACATGGATAAAATTATGGGCTTGGAATTGGGGGCAGACGATTATATGGTCAAACCCTTTAATCCCCTAGAGCTTATTGCCCGTATCCACGCCCACTTAAGGAAAATAGAAATAAGTAAAAGGAGTAGGGGTAAAATTATTGAGTTTTATCCATTAAAACTTGACTTAGAAAGGCAAAGATTTTACAAGGAAAACAAAGAGATTGAATTAACCCCTACGGAATTTGCTATCATGAAGATACTAATTGGAAATCCAGATAAAGCCTTTAGTCGAGATGAGATATTAAATAAAGTCTGGGGCAAAACCTATTTTGGTGATATGAAGACAGTAGATGTTCACATTAGACGTATTCGAGAAAAAATAGAAGATAACCCATCGGCCCCCCAATGGATTGAAACTGTTTGGGGATTTGGCTATCGACTACGGGGAGTGAAGAACTATGAAAAGCATTAA
- a CDS encoding iron chelate uptake ABC transporter family permease subunit, with protein MSNRKKLLLLGGILLVLTILYLMMGLNSRNWDYALSRRIPKTFAILLTGSVIGFSSLMFQTITNNRILTPSILGLDALYMFVQTIIVFVLGARTLEVINGTYNFILSILVMMFFSAILYKLLFRKEKQSIYFLLLIGMIFSTFFQSIASFMQMLIDPNEFAIVQNRMFASFNSVNTGLLNISGVIFVVLAVYTYPYLKKMDGLSLGRDHAINLGIDYDKVVKRMLVVIVIMVAVATALVGPITFLGLLVVNLARELLDTYKHKYLIVGSMLLSGIALVGGQLLAERIFNYHTPLSVIINLVGGIYFIYLLLKGRK; from the coding sequence ATGTCAAATAGAAAGAAGTTATTACTATTAGGAGGGATACTTTTAGTACTAACAATTCTTTACTTAATGATGGGATTAAATAGTCGTAATTGGGATTATGCCCTATCTAGAAGAATTCCAAAGACCTTTGCAATATTGTTAACTGGCTCAGTTATTGGTTTTTCATCATTAATGTTTCAAACGATAACAAACAATAGAATTTTGACGCCAAGCATCTTAGGACTAGATGCACTGTACATGTTTGTCCAAACAATTATTGTTTTTGTACTGGGGGCTAGAACCCTTGAAGTAATTAATGGTACATATAACTTTATACTATCCATCTTGGTCATGATGTTTTTCTCAGCAATCCTATATAAGCTACTGTTTAGAAAAGAGAAGCAGAGCATCTATTTTCTACTGCTGATAGGGATGATATTTAGCACGTTTTTTCAGAGTATAGCTTCTTTTATGCAGATGTTAATTGACCCTAATGAATTTGCTATTGTTCAAAATAGAATGTTTGCCAGCTTTAACAGTGTAAATACGGGGCTGCTAAATATATCTGGGGTGATTTTTGTAGTATTAGCAGTATATACCTATCCCTATCTTAAGAAGATGGATGGACTTTCCTTAGGAAGGGATCATGCAATAAATTTAGGGATTGATTATGATAAAGTAGTAAAGAGAATGCTGGTTGTTATCGTCATTATGGTAGCAGTAGCCACTGCTTTAGTTGGTCCAATCACTTTTTTAGGACTATTGGTGGTAAACTTGGCTAGAGAACTGCTAGATACCTATAAACATAAGTATTTAATAGTGGGGTCAATGCTATTGAGTGGTATTGCTTTAGTTGGTGGGCAGCTATTAGCTGAGAGGATTTTTAACTACCACACGCCATTAAGTGTAATAATCAATCTTGTTGGAGGGATCTATTTTATATATCTGCTATTAAAGGGGAGAAAATGA
- a CDS encoding iron ABC transporter ATP-binding protein, which yields MIEVKNLTKIYGKKRVVDNVSIKIPKNKITSFIGPNGAGKSTLMSMVSRLLKKDGGEVFIDGKEITQWDTKDLSKKISILKQSNHLDIRLTIRELVTFGRFPYSQGNLTEEDEKQIEQAIAYMKLKDIEDKFMDQLSGGQKQRAYIAMVIAQNTEYILLDEPLNNLDMKHAVEIMKILRWLVENLDKTVVIVIHDINFASCYSDYIVAMNEGKLVEEGTTVNIIDEEVLWGIYNMNFKIENINNQRICVYF from the coding sequence ATGATAGAAGTTAAAAATCTTACGAAGATTTATGGGAAAAAAAGAGTTGTTGACAATGTATCTATAAAGATTCCAAAAAATAAAATAACATCATTTATTGGACCTAATGGTGCAGGCAAAAGCACCTTGATGTCCATGGTTAGTCGTTTGTTAAAAAAAGATGGAGGGGAGGTGTTTATTGATGGAAAAGAAATTACTCAGTGGGATACAAAGGATTTATCTAAGAAGATTTCTATTTTAAAGCAATCTAACCATCTTGATATTCGTCTGACCATAAGAGAACTTGTAACCTTCGGTAGATTTCCTTATTCTCAGGGGAATTTAACTGAAGAGGATGAAAAACAAATTGAGCAGGCTATAGCTTATATGAAGCTTAAGGATATTGAAGATAAGTTTATGGATCAATTAAGTGGAGGACAAAAACAAAGGGCTTACATAGCCATGGTTATTGCTCAAAACACAGAATATATTCTGTTAGATGAACCCCTCAACAATTTAGATATGAAACATGCTGTAGAGATTATGAAAATCCTTAGATGGTTAGTGGAAAATCTTGATAAGACAGTTGTTATCGTTATTCATGATATAAACTTTGCCTCATGTTATTCTGACTATATTGTAGCAATGAATGAAGGAAAATTAGTAGAGGAAGGAACTACAGTAAATATTATTGATGAAGAAGTCCTATGGGGAATTTATAATATGAATTTTAAAATAGAAAATATTAATAACCAAAGAATCTGTGTTTACTTTTAA